The following proteins are encoded in a genomic region of Montipora foliosa isolate CH-2021 chromosome 10, ASM3666993v2, whole genome shotgun sequence:
- the LOC137974339 gene encoding coiled-coil domain-containing protein 130 homolog, with amino-acid sequence MGERKAVNKYYPPDWTPEQGSLDRYHGQHPLRERARKLNQGILIIRFEMPYNIWCGGCGIHIGMGVRYNAEKKKVGNYYTTPIYRFRMKCHLCDNHFEIETDPKNCDYVIVTGARRKEERWDPSATETVELTDREDAKKMATDPMFKLEHGVKDQQKSKEVQPTLGQLQEVQSVWKDDYSLNQLLRKKFREQKHELKAQEMKDNELKERGALDLSLVPERLEDIQLAKKIRYHGEGFDEHRRKRRFEVNSRPMFDSKEKLDEKRERIKQLIGKRKQMQLSSFSSPPKDNEDSLKLGIKVRRNRSGSTDGLANKDWGQFEDHVCEEDPLPKVDNSRTEEGFRDASLTPRTLQAKENFTTGPSFPAGKEVKTLPLAQREQDDSTSFSSRQKKDHAGDSHQGKNHKTTVVNWSPKAKSDDFVHKNSRMGSLVCCDYSDSSSDGSEDPS; translated from the exons ATG GGGGAAAGGAAGGCCGTGAATAAGTACTATCCACCTGACTGGACCCCCGAACAG GGTTCACTTGACAGGTATCATGGACAACATCCATTGCGTGAAAGAGCCAGGAAGCTCAACCAAGGGATTCTCATCATTAG GTTTGAGATGCCATACAATATCTGGTGTGGAGGTTGTGGAATTCATATTGGAATGG GTGTTCGTTATAATGCTGAAAAGAAGAAAGTTGGAAATTACTACACAACACCAATTTACAGATTCAGAATGAAGTGTCATCTTTGTGACAACCACTTTGAGATTGAAACAGATCCTAAG aATTGTGACTATGTTATTGTGACTGGTGCAAGAAGGAAAGAGGAAAGATGGGATCCCTCAGCAACTGAAACTGTGGAGCTAACAG ACAGAGAAGATGCAAAGAAGATGGCAACAGATCCAATGTTCAAGCTGGAACATGGAGTCAAAGATCAGCAGAAATCAAAAGAAGTTCAACCCACTTTAGGCCAGCTACAG gAAGTGCAGTCAGTATGGAAAGATGACTATTCCCTAAATCAGTTGTTAAGGAAGAAATTCCGGGAGCAAAAACATGAATTAAAAGCTCAGGAGATGAAAGACAATGAATTAAAAGAGAGGGGAGCTCTGGATTTATCTCTTGTACCAGAGAGGCTGGAGGATATTCAGcttgcaaagaaaataagataTCACGGAGAAG GTTTTGACGAACATCGTCGAAAACGCCGATTTGAAGTTAACAGTCGGCCAATGTTTGATTCCAAGGAAAAATTAGACgagaagagagagagaataAAACAGCTAATTGGGAAGAGGAAACAGATGCAGTTGAGTTCATTTTCATCGCCACCGAAAGATAACGAAGATTCTTTGAAGCTTGGAATTAAAGTCCGAAGAAACAGATCGGGAAGCACTGATGGCCTCGCGAATAAGGATTGGGGTCAGTTTGAGGATCATGTATGTGAAGAGGATCCATTGCCAAAGGTGGACAATTCAAGAACTGAAGAGGGCTTCCGCGACGCTTCTCTGACTCCTAGGACACTGCAAGCAAAGGAGAATTTTACTACAGGCCCATCTTTTCCAGCTGGAAAGGAAGTCAAGACACTTCCGCTTGCGCAAAGGGAACAGGACGATTCAACCTCGTTTTCTAGTAGACAAAAGAAGGACCATGCAGGAGACTCACATCAGGGTAAAAATCACAAAACAACAGTCGTGAATTGGTCTCCCAAAGCGAAAAGTGACGATTTCGTACATAAAAATTCACGTATGGGTTCTTTGGTTTGCTGTGACTATTCAGACTCCAGTTCAGACGGTTCAGAAGATCCATCGTAA
- the LOC137974343 gene encoding tachykinin-like peptides receptor 86C, with translation MTSQGSLAFEIVTPLIIAAGLIGNFIVCLLVVKNKKIRRTPFNYLLLNLAVSDLLCTIFGGLFFASEIQNRYFSNGTPMPKTFERIVCKIGTVCIAFTTNNSVLTLAAISTDRYYAVVHPWRHKTVITTRKICTSLVAIWLVSAITSIPFAVIMSGIPHAVRSNSSVTICFQHLLEKNSLKPVAFADLIVAYIIPMAIILRTSFAVIKHLWCECSCVNGRKKQEWSQSIIKSRKRITRIIFSIVIAFNIFWLPWAILEGSLLIGAIRQVGDTIFITMFLLVMASASVNPPLYSFQSRQFRDAVKKMCCTKYRFKVHNI, from the coding sequence ATGACATCACAAGGGTCACTGGCTTTCGAAATTGTTACACCATTAATCATTGCTGCTGGTTTGATTGGAAATTTTATCGTCTGTCTTCTCGTTGTCAAGAACAAGAAGATACGGAGAACTCCTTTTAATTACCTCCTTCTGAATTTAGCCGTGTCAGACTTGCTGTGCACGATATTCGGCGGTTTGTTCTTTGCCAGTGAGATACAAAATCGTTATTTTAGCAACGGGACCCCCATGCCGAAAACATTTGAGAGAATTGTCTGTAAAATCGGAACAGTTTGTATTGCGTTTACCACGAATAATTCCGTCTTAACTCTGGCCGCAATTTCAACGGACAGATATTATGCTGTTGTTCACCCGTGGCGACACAAAACAGTGATAACAACGCGAAAAATATGCACTAGTCTTGTGGCAATATGGCTCGTGTCGGCTATTACAAGCATACCATTCGCTGTCATCATGTCTGGCATACCGCATGCAGTCCGATCTAATTCTTCCGTGACGATCTGTTTTCAACATCTCTTGGAAAAGAACAGTTTGAAACCAGTGGCTTTTGCTGATCTTATCGTTGCCTATATCATACCAATGGCGATTATTCTGCGAACGTCCTTTGCGGTCATCAAACATTTATGGTGTGAATGCTCATGTGTCAATGGGCGTAAAAAACAAGAATGGAGTCAGTCTATCATAAAATCTCGTAAACGAATTACCAGGATTATTTTTAGCATTGTCATTGCTTTCAACATCTTTTGGCTGCCTTGGGCAATCCTAGAGGGTTCGCTTTTGATTGGTGCAATTCGCCAAGTTGGTGATACGATCTTTATCACGATGTTTCTGCTGGTTATGGCAAGCGCAAGTGTAAACCCTCCACTTTACTCGTTTCAAAGCCGACAGTTTAGAGACGCCGTAAAGAAAATGTGCTGTACAAAGTATCGTTTTAAAGTTCATAACATCTAA